The genomic segment GAAAAAGATAGGCGATACCTTCGATTTTCACATCGAAGCAAAAAATGGTTACGGCTTACATTCGTCTGAAAACGTTGTAAACGTTCCGATCGAAGCATTTAAAGCTGAAGATGGAAGTTTGGATACCGAAATGGTAAAAGTAGGAAGCTTGCTTCCAATGCTGGATAACCAAGGTCATCGAATGGAAGGAATGGTGGAAGAGGTTACAGAACAACATGTGCGTATGGATTTTAATCATCCGCTCGCTGGACAAGATTTGCATTTTGTTGGCGAAGTATTAGACGTTCGTAAAGCAAGTGCGGAAGAATTAGAC from the Bacteroidia bacterium genome contains:
- a CDS encoding FKBP-type peptidyl-prolyl cis-trans isomerase, producing the protein MTIEKETVVSVDYHLTAKIKGGSEELVEKTEKANPFVFLFGGGMLLEDFEKNLKGKKIGDTFDFHIEAKNGYGLHSSENVVNVPIEAFKAEDGSLDTEMVKVGSLLPMLDNQGHRMEGMVEEVTEQHVRMDFNHPLAGQDLHFVGEVLDVRKASAEELD